The segment TTCATATCCTGGTCCTTACTCCATCTTTTATTACGGCTCTTAATTTCCTGTAATTCTTGTTTACTGGCGGTAATTTCCTGTTGTTCTTTAGGGGCTTTGTTCTCTTTGGCTTTTCGGTCCCTGCTGCTTTGCACACGCAGCTTTGAGAGATGCTCTTCAAGATCTTCTGCCGGGACTTTAAGCTCCAGGCTATCCATAGAAGCATTGGCTTTAACAGGAGCTGAATCAATGGCTTGTGTATGCCCGCTTACCAATCCTGCTTCTACACATAGTTTAAAAACCCGGGTGAATACTTCCTCAAAGACATCATCGGTAAAAAGCTTTCGGGTACGGCTTATGGTGCTGTGCCAGGGTAGTTCTTCATCTACATCATACCCAAGGAAATAAAGGATGTCCAGCCGCATTGCACAATGATCCATTACGCCACGATCTGTAGTAATATTCTCAAGATATCCCACCAGGCAGATCTTGAAATACACCACGGGGTCGATACTTTTTTGTCCGCTCTCCCCATAGAACTGGTGGGTGAGTGGATAAAGGAAATCCAGGTTGAGAGCCTCTTTTAACCTGCGATAAAAATTTTCTTTTGGGATTCGATCACTTAACCTAAAGGAAGTGAAGAGTTTTTCCTGATAGTCTTTTTTGCCTTGCATTCCATGAAATTACCTAATTTCGGTAACTTGTGCAACAGGCACAGCGTATGCCTGTAGTGTTGAGGCAAGAGGATTGGGATAGTTGGTTATCAGGTAAAGATATTTCAAACTTCGCTTTTCCCTATGAGGTGGAGCTTAGAGCACAGCCCGTTTAAATTGGGTCAGTTTGTTCTTTCAGAAATTAATAAGCTCAGGTTTTAAATTAAACAAATACCTGCCAACCGTACCGTTGCAACCGTACCATTGCTTTACCGTTGAATTAGCCGTTGCATTTACCGTTGAAGCCGTTGAATGATGCCATAAATTGCCGTTAATGGCATTTAATTCATACTATTAACGCTGCAACCGTTATTAAAGAATTGAACCGATTTATAAATTAATATACCAAAAATAGAAACTTCCCTTTTTCCCTATATTTTTATCTCCTGATCACCTACACTTAATCAAGTTTTTCGAGTGCTTTATCCAAAAGATTGTTTACATCGCATTCTGAGTCCTTTTTTATCGTAACTTCTATAGCCAAATTTTTTAATCCTTTCGGTTATGAAAAAAAATATTCACATTGAAAAAATGAGCGTGAAAGGAGTTCAAAATTTAATAGATCGCGCATATCGTGAAGGGAGTGAAATGCAGTTTGTAAGAGAATTGTATAAAAATTCAATAGAAGCTGGAGCAACACAAATTGAATTTGGGCCCGAATGGCAAGGAGTAGAAAAGCAAGGCGTTTATAGATTTATGGTCGCTGATAACGGCAAGGGAATGAACGCAAGCGAAATGGAAACTTTTCTTAATACTTTCGGCAGTGGCGGCAAACCCGTGGGAGGTGCTCACGAAAATTACGGAATCGGAGCTAAAACTTCCACCTTACCCTGGAATTATAAAGGTGTCGTCGTTTTATCCTGGACTGAAAATGATCCAGTAGGATCAATGTTGTGGTTGTGTAAAAATCCTTCAACAGGGGAATATGGAGCTAAAATTATTCAAACTGATGATGGAGAATACAACACTGTAGTAAGCCCTTACAACGATAAAGAATTCGGCATTAATTGGGGTAAAATAAAGCCTTCGTGGTTACAAATTAGTGGAACGATTGTAATTTGTTTAGGTAATACGGGTAAAGAAAATACTTTTATTGAAAAAGGCAGAGGTGAAAGCTTTTCCCTACAAGGAATTTCAGCATATCTAAACAAACGGATATGGGAAATACCTGAAAATGTTGAAATCTTCGTACAGGAATTAAGATCAAAGAAAAAAGAAAAGATGCCGAAGTCAATTGAAGAGGCTTCAAGAAGCAGTTTGTTTAATAAAGGGAAAAAAGACAATCGCTGGAATAGAAGAAGAGTAAAAGGAGCAAAGCAACATTTAATATTTCCAGGTCATAAGAAAGGAGAAATGGGGGCAACCGGAAAGATTACAGCTAAGGATGGCACTGAATTAAAATGGTATTTGTGGAAGGGTGAAAGACCTAACATTCATTCTAACGCCCACGAAAAAGGTTACATTGCTGCACTTTACGACAATGAATTATACGACGTAAAAACTCATCATTCTTCTTTTTCGTAGTTTTGGTATATCTGCATCAAAAGTCAGAGAAAACCTGACCATAATTGCTATACCTCCAATTTTAAGTAATGATGTTGGTGTTTATCCAGATACTGCTAGAAACTCGCTGAAAATAATGGGTACTAAAAAAGCTAAGTGAACCCTTACCCTGGGCAGAATGGGGAGAAGAGTTCTCATCTCAATTGCCTCCTGAAATTATTAATGCGTTAAAAAATGCAATTGATTCATCCACAGGGACCATAGAGGATACAAAGTGGAGAGATAAATTAGCGGCAAGATTTAGTAAGAGATGGAATCAAAGAATTAACAAATTAGCCGAAGAAGGGAAGGAAAAAATATTACCTGGTCAAACGATAAACTTATTTACGATCACGGAACAACCTGGTGAAGATAAACCTCGTTCTAAAACTAGCTCATTTACAACTAGACAAGAAGATAAGTCGCTAAACGCTGGATTTACAGCATCTGGAGAAGAAAAAGCAAAAGAAACACACGTGCCTAGAGGTATCCCTAATTACCGCTGGGTAAATGAAGAAGAGTTAGAGCTTGGAGTGGCAGCAGCATGGGAACCTCCTAATGCCAATGAACCCAGTGGAGTTGTCCTCCTTAACCGCGGCTTTGAAATGTTTGGGGAAGTTATCCGATATTGGCAAAATCTTTACCCGGAGCACCTAGCAGAGAAAATTGAATTCGTCGTTCAAGAAATTTATGGGCAGGCCATGGTTGCTCGTATAGCACATTCGGAAAGCCTAGCACGAAATGCAAATTGGGGGCGTAAAGCAGTAGATAATGAGCTTCGTTCACCTAGTTCGCTTACTATGGCAGTCTTGGGATTAGTTACAGAAGATTATATTATAGCAAATAAGTTAGGAGCTCTTTTAAGTAAGCGTCAAAGCAGTTAAATCAGGTACAAATTAAAAAACCCCGCAAGTGGATGCGAGGCTTTAACTATTGGAATTACGTTTTATCCTTTAGGCCTTTTAATTTCCTTTGCTTTATAAACTTCAATATTTCTCTTTTTCTGTAACCTTTCCGCTTCTTCTGTTATTAAGCCAGCCAGTTCTTTAGCTCTCTCAATAAAGGTTTTATAATCGATTAAGCCATAAGTAAAAGATTCAGTAATAGTTATTATTTCCTCCTCGATTTCCGCATAAAATTCTTCATTAGCACCTAAAGTGTGCTCTGTTGACCATTGATCCTTAAAAGAAGCTCCTAATAAGGCTAAATCTAATTTTGTATCAAAGAAAGTATCTCCTGTATTGGAAAACTTATCTAAAAACTTTGAGTGTTCTTTATAGGTTTTTTGTAGGTTAAAATATTCCTCTAAATACTCATCATTTAAAGGCTCTTTCCATAATGCATGGTTTACAACTTCATTTAATATTAGAGTGGGAATTATTTCTTTTGCTCCGGTGCTCTCTAAATATTTGTTTATAGACTCTATTTGCATTCTTATACCCATTAATTCTACTAAAGACTCAAAAATTTCTCTGTCTGTAATATCTAATCTTTTAATATCTAATAGAAGATATCTGTTAGCCCGGCCTCCTGGATATTCCATTATGTTTTTTGCGGCTTTGGTTTTTTCTTCTGGTAAGTTTACTGTTATCATAATTTCTAATTTTTAGTTTATTTATAAAGTTTTATTTTGATTAATTGTGTTTAGATATACGTTCCATTTAAAAATTATTTTTTTTGCTAATGCTGTAGCATCTTTTCTAAATCTTAGTTTTCTTTTAGAGTTCTTTTTAATCGTTTTATCAAAGATTCTTTCCATTTCCTCTCTAATAGGAATGGTTCTTTCTTCTTCTTCTAATGTTTGTGGAAAAGGATAGCCTATAAGATTAAATGCACTGTAGATACCGGAATAATCAGCGGCATAATACATTGTATCTTCGTGAGGTGCGAAGGTTCTTTGTACAGCATCCATTATTATAAATAGCTGCTTAAACATTACTGCATCTTTTACAATGTCCTGTAGTAACTCCGCCTTTTGTCTGTCTGTAAAATCTGAATAAATCATATTATTTAAGATTGTTTAAATTGAATAGTTACCTTTTGGATTGAGGCTTTTTCCATTGCCACTCTATTAATCAGCTCCAAGTTGTTTTCCACTCTACATTGTATTGAAGCCTTAACACGTGCTTTGTCCTCTTCTGAAGCTTTAGGATCAAATAATGTGGAGAATCCTGTGAAAAGTTGGTTTAAGTTATTCATTTGATTGATCTATTAATTTAAGTTGTACTTCCAATTTCCGATTTGGGGGTTTTTCCTTATTCTGGAAGCACCCCCAGGTTAGCTAGTATGCCGCTATAAAGTTTTCAACCTTAAAGGATCTTAAACTATTTACTTCAGCATCGAAGTAGGTAACAGTTTTATAATTTGGTGTACTGGTTCCTTTAATCTTTTCCGCAGCATTCTTAAGAGTAGCGTAGGCAATTCTTAAAGATCCGTCTGCTTTCTCAAAAGCTATTTTAACCGTCTCAGTTGCCATTCTTTTACGAAGTCTATACAAAGCCCAAGCTTTAGCTAAACACACCGCAAAGCTTTTGCCTGTAGATTTTACAAGCTCGTGAGCCCATTTAAATACTCTTGTTCTAAAGGTTTTGTTTGAAGTTTCCATAATCTCAATTATTAAAGTTGGTTTATAATTATTTTACTGTTGTTGCTAAAAATGTTACTTCGCTCCATATTCCCCTGTTTAACACTTTCTGAAAATCTGCTGCTTTATAAATTCCTCTTTCTACTATGTGATTACCTACTTTAATGAATCCGAATCCTGCACCTAATTTTTCCATTTCAAGGATTGCGTTACCGAATGATTTAAGAGAGGTAAAGCTTAATTTTTTAATAGTTCCACCATTCACGAACTTTACAGTTAAGGTCTTTCCCCTTAGGCTTTCTTTAGCTTCTGATATTGCGGTTTTAAATTCTGTAGTATTCATTTCTTTAATATTAATGTAATACCTTAATTATTATGTTGCTAATTTAAGTATAACTTTAATACTATACAAGTTTTACATTAATTTATTTTTAAATTATTTAGGTATTGCTTTAATTAGTATCTTTGAACACAAACTAAATATAATTTTTTTATGGATCTATTGAGATTAAAAGAGCTTCTAAAAGAGAAGGATATGACTGGGAAAGACTTAGCGGAAAAAGTGGGAGTTAGCCCGGTGGCGGTATCAAATATTGCAAGTGGCAATTCATTCCCAAAACCTGATTTATTAAAGAGTATAGCGGACGCTCTGGATGTGGATATAAGGGAGTTATTTAACCCAACTAAAGAAGCTCCTCTGGAAAGTACCCGGGAAGCATTGTACATTAGAAAAAACGGTGACTATATTGGAATCGGTGAGATTGATTTAAGTAGTATTAATGAAGGTTGATCAGGTTTATCTTCTTAAAATTCGGAATCATTTTTCAGGCAGTAAATAAAATATGGATCCATATCTACAAATAGCAAAAGATCACGTTCCTACAGATGACCTTTTAAGAATTGTATCTGCAAGGGAGTGTATCGACTTCGAGGATCTGAAAAGATTGATTGCAGAAACCAGAAAACGACCTGAACCTAAACGAATGACCAAAGATCAAGAGCAGAGAGCAGAATTTAGAAAACGTCTACAGAGATTAATATGATTTAAGAACACTCACATTCTAGAACTACCTTAATAGTTCCTGTTCCCGCTACTCTTTTAGACTTTAATTAAGTTTGAATATATTAGCAGCTTCATAATAGTTAGTTTAGCAGACTGAAGGCAGCCCCTCTCTCCCCGGTCTTCGGTTTTTATTATCTTTCAACTTGCTGCGTAGTTACTAAATAAACTTTCTAACATTCTTTCGGAGGGTCTTAGATTATGCGCTTCTAGAAATTCCTTAGAGGATATCATACTGCCATAATCGAATAAGGTTTCTAACCCATTGACTACCCTATAAACTCTCAATTCTGTATGTCCTAAAGTGCCAAACTCCCTTACTATATTATTCCAATGATTTAATGCTTAGTGCCCAGGCTTCCTTGTTTGCCAAATAATTAAATATAGGATCAAGGTTGGAATCTATACCTGAATAAACAGGACTTGTATAACTGTGTACATCTTCGCCTTGGTTCGTTAGGCTTAAGAACTTAAATTTATATCCTGTCATAACTACCAGTTAAAAGAATTGAATAGAGCACGGATCAAATTATGTCTATTTGCACTGTATAAATCATTTGGTTCTGTACGTATACCACCTGCACGGCCTATATTTGTAAAGGTTTGATTGCCGATATTGTAGTACCCCACATATTGACCATGTAATAATATTTCGGCAGCAGCTGGATTAATATTAGCCATAAATTCACTGTGCTTTAAGTTCATATTACGACGACATTCATCCCAATTAGAAAAAGGTTGACTAATGAATTCGTATTCGCTTTTTACAGTTGCGGTTTCTCCCGTTACTCCTGTAGTGTAAACGTTACCAATTATTTTAAATACGTGTGCCATAAATGTTTGTTTTAACAGGCTTTCAAACTGCTTTATAAAGGTAATACTTTCTTCACTATTTAGAATTATTCTAAATAATATTTTATTATTATTTTTTTGTAAATCATTGCCGTAATCTTGCCCTTGTCTACACACGGGTAACAGATAGTGCGATATTCTAAACCTTGCAGTATATTGAAGTATCGTAAAGGTGTTTAAGTTGCCGTTATTATTGAAGTTGTGAGGGTTTTTTATTGTTTGGCTTCCTGAAATAAAACTATTGCATTCTAACCCTAACCTCACCCCTTTTTTATAGGGTCGGAAAACTCTTCCTTTTTAAGTGTCTATACACGCGAACAGATACCAATGAAGTTTTAATGTTCAGGTTTTTTAATGCCGTCATGTGATTCCCAATAAGTTTTCTTTTTTATCGTGTTAAAAACTTGCTCAAGTGAAATATCATGTGACCGTTAGAAAATCTTCGTTCTTTCTCCTGAAGTTCCTTTACCCCTAGCTGAACCTTAGCTCTTTTTTATCGTGCGAAAAACAATTCCCCGTACACGTGTTGTGATATGGAAAAAATCTTTTACCCTTACCGTTACATTACCGTTGTACCTTGTTGTAATCTTGTTGTTATCCTTGTACTAACCTTGTACTAATAATGCCATTACTTCGATATTTATTCGATTTTATCCTTGGGGTTAACTTGGGGTTGTTTGGTAAAATAATATCACGTTCGCGTGTAGACTGTAAAAAACTTACTTCGGACTATCAATCCCTTTTTTATGGTTTCCGAAAACTTAATTATTTACACGCGTAGTGATTCCGACAAACTCTTCACCCTCGTTAAAATCTCGTTATTATTTCCTGATCCTGAAGATTTTATTGGGGTCTTACATGTGCGCGTGTAGCGGCTCAATTAAACTTACTCCAGGCAATCAACTGCTATTCTTTTTATAGTGTAAGAAAACCCTATACGCGCGAATAGATAGGGATATATTATTAAGCTAGGTCGCGATCCCATTCCAGGGATATTGCTTAGCGGCTATATTATTCCGATGTTTTTCTGATTGCTTAATTAGGATTTTCACAAGAAGCTCCAGCGTTTTCAAGAGATTTCCTGTAACTCTCGCAAGGGTTTTCTATCCTGTAAGCATACTCCTGTTCAGCTTCTTTTCTCTGTTGAACGGTTAGATTATCCTTTGCTAATAACTCTCCATACATAGTATGGTAACTTTCTCTAATATCAGCAATGGAAGTGCCGCAGCACATTTCTCCATTATCTCTATCCTCATCCGATGAGCACGAAAAGAAGATAATACAAATGAATAGTAGTAGTTTTTTCATAATAGCTAATTTACTTAAAGGCATTGTATTGCAATTTAATATTTTTAAATCCTTAGTGTAATCTTAGTACGAATTATAAAATCCTTAGGGTAATCTTAGGGTGTTACCTGGTAAATTTTTAGTCTTGTTTTAGTTTTTCAAATCTTGACCTAATCTTGACCTTTTTATCGTGTCAGAACTATTTCACGTGCACGCGTTATGATTCCCGAGAAGTCTTCCTTGTCTTAATATTTGGTTTTGTTCCTTTCCTTAGGTGGTATTCCAAAAGCCTTATTCTGAAGTTCCTTTAAGGCTTTGAGTTCTTCAAGAGTCATGTGGGTTAAGTCCGGTTTTTCCTCTTTTAAAATCTTCTCACCTTTAGAAGTTATATCCGTTTTTTGTTCAGCTCTACCGAAAAGCCAATCCCGGTAATCGCTCATCATTCGTTGACGTGTGCTCTTACTGTTTAAGTCAATAACAATTAATCTTATCCAATATGGCCGGGTTTGATCCTCTTCAAATTCTTTCAGGTCTTTTTCCTCCATTGCCAAAAGAAGCCCCATCATATCAAAGTATTCTGTTTTTGTTGGAGCCTGGTAGCCTTTCTGTTGTAAATCGGCTATGTGTTCAGAATATTTCTTTCTTGGTCTTCCTTTTAAATTTCTTCTTGAATCCTCTCCTTCTTTGAAGGGCTTTAAATTCTCTTGTTTACGTGGATTTTTCACAGTTTTATCACAGTTTAATATTAATATTTACTTTTTTGGTATTTGCTATAATTTATTAGGGACGATATAACGGTTACGTCTATGTAAAGATATTTAAGGTGGTGAATTCACTGCATTCAGTTTCAATTTCTTTGCTCCTTCCCTTTCTCCTATCTCTAATAAAATTTTAAGGGCACGTTCTTTTGTTCCTGGATTCCAAGCCCATATTCCGAAAGCTTTATCTGTAGGATATGAAATACAGTTATAAATAGCGTTTTCTAGGCGTTTAAATACTTCAAAAGTCTTAGACCCTTCAGCAGATGTTTTCGCGTAAATATAGCCATATGGTGTGGCTGAAATTTGATTAAACTCATATCCTTTTACTTGTCCTTTGCCGGAAAATTGTTTTGGTAGTTCTTTCATTGATTTAATGTATTTGCTTCTTAGGCTGATTAATAAAATAGTCTGCTATGTCTAAACCGTTTGTTGAAGTGCTACATTTCACTTCTAATAAATCCGAAACCTCAACATTAAAACCGTGTTTTCTTAAAACTTCCGCTTTTTCATTCCACTTGTCAAAAGCTCCAAGGTCTGGATATAATACTATTTTTTTTCCTTTAGTGGTTTAAATAGTCTGGGTTTTATATTGGATAATCCACAGGTTGCTAACCATAAATATTTAGGATAAATAGCAGACATAATGCACGCTGTTTTAGGAGCCTCTACTATGGCAATCATATTGTTGTCCGGGTAATCCCTTATTAAGTGTAAACCGAAAAGGCATTGAGATAAAACAAAATCTTTATGCTTTCCTTTTTTCTGTAAAAGAGAATGCACCCAGGTAATATGGCTAAACGGCTCTTTCTTTCTTTTCCCTGTAACAGGATCGTATAAAATAACTTGGCTAAGTTCTTACATTTTCATTTTGATCTATTTGCCAAAATATTGTCGCTCCCCCATTCCAGTGAAAACAGGTAGAGATAAAATATTCCTTTACAATTTTCTCTACTTTACTTTGAGGTAAAAAAGATCTTAGGAAGATAATAAAGTTGTTTCTTTTTTCTTCTTCAGTGTTATAATATCTATCCACATAATCAAGAGGTAAAAAAGTTGGTTCCGGTATAACTATAGTTGCAGGATCTACCGGGGTAAAATTATTTTCTTTTTCAGGTTGTTTAAAATATCCGCATTTCTCCTCACGGTCACACCTACCAAAAGAGTCAGGAAGATAAGATTGACTTTCTATATCTACATACCTAACAAACGTCTTTTTCAGACAATTAGGGCAGTTAACCTTCTTGCTACCACGCTCCAGCGTATATTTAAAGCCTGAATTATTCATTTTTTCCTTTGTTTATAGGGTTTTTCAAGAGGTATGTTAATTTGTATGTTGGTGGTGTGTTAACTATGTTAACCGAGGTAAGGTGGTGTGTTAGCCCCCATATGTAAGGGGGCAACATACCCTACTAACTTATCTTACTGACTTACCTAGTTTGTAGGGCTTCATTTGTGCTTCTTGAATTATCATTTCCTGCTCTCTATAGTAGGTTATCCAATCTCTACATTTACTATCACCTATTGAAATTGAATAAGTAGCTAAAACATATTTTATCTTGTCCAGCAAGTCTTTATATTTAACCTCCTGACATTTATTAAAAGCTTCAGATAATATTGAGTAATGAACTTCTTTTTCATAGTCAAAAGGATTTTTTGACTTAGATTTCTCTCTTTCTTTAGTTGACTTAAAATCTTCTACTAAGAAAGGGATTCCGTTTTCATCTACACTAAAATATAGCTCGTCTATTTCCATTCCCCTCGCATAAGGTGAAGTGACAATAGATACATCTTTGTTTGTGGAGTCTTTTTCTATGGATAGAACGGTTTCACTTTTTTGAATTAAATAGCTTCCTATGTGACCTTTTGCATTCGAATCGCTTTTGTTTTGATGAAGCACTGTAGAGATATGAATATTCTTTTCCAGACTCCACTTCATTAATAGCGTTGTTATATTAATGGCTTCCTCTTCATCATTAACTCCTTTCATTAAAAGATCTGCTATACCGTCAATTACTACAAAGGTTATTCCCGGGGTTTTGTAAATAGCTTCTTCAATCATTTTAAGCCTCTCTGAGGGAGAATATGGCCTTAAAACATAGTAAGACAAACCTTTACTTATGTTCGTTCCTAAGAGCTTGCAAATACGTTTATATTGCAAGTGTGCATGCCTTTTAGATTGCTCAGTATCAAAATAGATTCCCTTAACTTGTCCTAAACCTGAAACAAACCCTTTAATATTGGTTATACCTAAAAGAACTGCTGACCATAATGCCAGGAACATTGATTTTTTAGATTTAGCTTTACTGTAACTGTTAAGATATTTCCTAAAGTTGCAGCCCCTATACCATTAATCAATAAAACTGGTGTTTCCTCTGGAATGTCTTCAAATGGATCTAACTTAGCCTTACTTAATTTATCCTCTACAGAAGATTCCTTTCGCTGCTCAAAATCCTTTTCTAAATCTTCTATTTCTAAACATGCAGTTTGCGCACCCTCAACAGGGCTAGTTTTTATGGCATTGGACATGTCGGGGGAGGTTAAGTGGGTTCGTTTTGAGTGGGGTAGTATA is part of the Antarcticibacterium sp. 1MA-6-2 genome and harbors:
- a CDS encoding transposase yields the protein MQGKKDYQEKLFTSFRLSDRIPKENFYRRLKEALNLDFLYPLTHQFYGESGQKSIDPVVYFKICLVGYLENITTDRGVMDHCAMRLDILYFLGYDVDEELPWHSTISRTRKLFTDDVFEEVFTRVFKLCVEAGLVSGHTQAIDSAPVKANASMDSLELKVPAEDLEEHLSKLRVQSSRDRKAKENKAPKEQQEITASKQELQEIKSRNKRWSKDQDMKPGAKNKGSKYTSNKTHYSPTDPDARISVKPGKARKLNYLCNIAVDTKAHVITDVQAYHADKKDTKYLKDTVTRLNRRLRREGLIWENLLADAGYSSGENYAYLENKGLTPYIPPHGTYKGGPEGFQYFKEGNYWLCPQGKR
- a CDS encoding ATP-binding protein, whose translation is MKKNIHIEKMSVKGVQNLIDRAYREGSEMQFVRELYKNSIEAGATQIEFGPEWQGVEKQGVYRFMVADNGKGMNASEMETFLNTFGSGGKPVGGAHENYGIGAKTSTLPWNYKGVVVLSWTENDPVGSMLWLCKNPSTGEYGAKIIQTDDGEYNTVVSPYNDKEFGINWGKIKPSWLQISGTIVICLGNTGKENTFIEKGRGESFSLQGISAYLNKRIWEIPENVEIFVQELRSKKKEKMPKSIEEASRSSLFNKGKKDNRWNRRRVKGAKQHLIFPGHKKGEMGATGKITAKDGTELKWYLWKGERPNIHSNAHEKGYIAALYDNELYDVKTHHSSFS
- a CDS encoding SH3 beta-barrel fold-containing protein, whose product is METSNKTFRTRVFKWAHELVKSTGKSFAVCLAKAWALYRLRKRMATETVKIAFEKADGSLRIAYATLKNAAEKIKGTSTPNYKTVTYFDAEVNSLRSFKVENFIAAY
- a CDS encoding helix-turn-helix domain-containing protein — encoded protein: MTGKDLAEKVGVSPVAVSNIASGNSFPKPDLLKSIADALDVDIRELFNPTKEAPLESTREALYIRKNGDYIGIGEIDLSSINEG
- a CDS encoding DUF6371 domain-containing protein; translation: MLYDPVTGKRKKEPFSHITWVHSLLQKKGKHKDFVLSQCLFGLHLIRDYPDNNMIAIVEAPKTACIMSAIYPKYLWLATCGLSNIKPRLFKPLKEKK
- a CDS encoding PG0870-related protein, translated to MNNSGFKYTLERGSKKVNCPNCLKKTFVRYVDIESQSYLPDSFGRCDREEKCGYFKQPEKENNFTPVDPATIVIPEPTFLPLDYVDRYYNTEEEKRNNFIIFLRSFLPQSKVEKIVKEYFISTCFHWNGGATIFWQIDQNENVRT